Genomic segment of Parageobacillus genomosp. 1:
GATGGTGCCACGCTTTCAGCTGCCGGGTAGCCCACAGCAGTCCAATCATAAACAGAAACGACCAGATGATGCGATGCGCTAAAATTTCCAGAGCCGGGCGAACTTCTAACAGTTTCCAATATAACGGCAGTACGCCCCATAACAAATACGAAAACGCCGTATAGATGATTCCAATTTTTTCTTCGTGCGATTGACTCACTTGCTCTATCTCCTTTTACTTTTATTGCTTTCGTTTCATTATAACCCCATCTTATGTTTCCTTCCAAGAAAAAACGCCTGTAAAGAGCAGGCGTTTTTCCTATTATCTAATTGCCGCTAACACGATGATCAGCAAAATAAACAGCACGACGATTAACGCAAAAGAAAAGCCGTAGCGATATCCTCCGTATCCGCAGCCATAGTAATGCGGCACGTATCCGCCATAGCCCCACATCGTCCTCTCCCCCCTTTCCTCAATAAATTACACACGCACAACCGACAATAATTAATAAAATAAACAGTACAACAATAATCGTATGACCTCTGTCGAATATGCCGCTCACGGCGGGCACCTCCTTTGTCTGTTCACCGCCATTATATGCATTCGCCCACTCCCTCGGCCGGGCCATCGCCCAATTTCACGAAAAAAAGATGGGCAGAAGCGTTGTCCATCTTTATAAAAAAACCTTAACCGCTTGGAAAAAGACGGTTAAGGGATCTTGTCCGGTTCGATATGGACATGTGTCATTTCAATGTTATGGCGTTTTTTCATCAAACGTTCCACTTCGTCGGCAATTTTGTGGCTTTTGACCACAGTTAAATGCGGATCGACATGGATCGTTACTTCCAAAACGATGTCATTTCCCAGCATTCTCGCTTTTATATCGGCAACATCCTTCACTCCATCAATAGCGGCAATTTCATGCTTGTATGCCGTCAACATTTGTTCGTCAAATCCATCGGTTAATGTATGGGATGTTTCCATAAATACTTCCCAGGCCGTTTTGCAAATAATTCCTCCGATGATCGCCGCAACCAACGGGTCCAGCCATAGAAGCTTGAATTGCGCGCCTGCGATGCCGACGACCGTTCCAATGCTGACAAGCGCATCGGACAAGTTGTCTTTTGCGACGGCGGCAAGCGCCTGGCTATTGGTTCGCTTCGCCAGCCGCTTATTAAAAGAATAGACAAATAACATCACAAAAGCGGAGGCAACGGCAACAAGCATAGCAAGCAATTCCGGCGCGCTTTCCCTCTTTTCCGGCCGGAACAGCGCCGCTGCTCCTTCCGCCATGACATCGATGCCGATTGACATCATCATAAACGCCGCAATTAAAGAAGAAATATTTTCCGCCCGCGAATGGCCGTATGGATGATTGTGGTCGCGCGGCTTTTTCGCAATTTTCATCCCGATATAAACGGCAGCGGAAGCAATGATGTCGCTCAAATTATTCCACCCGTCCGCTTTTACCCCGTCGGAATGGGCAATGGAACCAACAAGCAGTTTGCTGACGGCTAAGGCTATGTAGACAACGATGCTAATGAAAGCTCCCGCTTCTGCGTTACCTTTTCTTTCCACACACTTCACCAACCTAATTATCATTTCTGCATTTATCAGTGTACCAGCAAAAAATCGTGTAAGTCTACAGCAAGAAAGTTGACTAGCGGAAGGAGTATAGAGACAGGCAAATTTTTTCCGATTCGGATAACTTTTTTGAACAAAGGCAAATTGCTGTAAAACTTCGTACGATAAAGAAAAGAAAAAAATCGTTGCCTTTTACGATTTTCCCCATTTGCATACCAACCAAGAATGGGAAAACGAATTGCAGAAAAAAATTCCAGCATATTGACATAACGTATTCGTCGGCTAGTCAGCCCGTTGCCGCGCAACCCCTATTCATTACGGCCAATATGTCCTCGTCGATATTAAAAATGATCGAAAACCGCTAACAAATGACGAAACAATATGGCGATCAGCTCGGTTATTGTGTATTTTCGTGTCAAAAATAGTCATTGGTACAGACGTGTCCATCTTCCCCTACGTACACTGTGAGTGTAACATTTACAAAGGAGGGGGATAAATGTCGCCGCATTGGTACCATGTTTGTTGCCGTTACCGCGGTCGAGTTGTACGGATCCATGATAAATTTGGAAGTGTCCATGTAGGACGGATCACCCATGTCACCCCAACCCACGTTTATATTGCGCCGGTCGGCCCACGCAACCTTGGCGGATTTGGCTACGCCTTCGCCGGCTGGGGATGGGGGTGGGGATGGGGCTATAGAATCGCCCTCGCTGCCATCGTTGCCATCGCTTTAATCGGTTTGTTTTGGTAATAATATATAAAAAATGGATTGCTTTTTTGAAAGCAATCCATTTCAGCTTGTCGACTTTGTCGACAAGCTGAGCCTCTAACTTTGTGGATATATCCACAAAGTTAGAGCTTCTATCTATATGTCAAGTTTAAACACAAGACCACGTTTCTCAAATCCCATATGTTTTTCCCAAAAATGATGGGCCCGATGTCGGGCTAAACCTGAATAAAGAATAATCTTTTTACATTTTTGCTCTATAGCAAATTCTTTTAAATGGTTCATCATTACTTTTCCATAACCCTTCGATCGTTCTAAGGATGATGTTACAAGTTCAGAAATCCATAAATGTCGTCCATTTGACAAATCCGTTCGAATTGCAACGATGGCAACCGTAACAATTTTCTTCTCTATTTTTAGAGAAAAAAGGCGATATCCATCGTTTATCATTTCTTGAATGTAATCCAGGTACTCAATTTGGCTTAATTCCGGGCAAAAATCTGTAATCACAGGATATGATGCTAGAAATTCATTTTTAGTTTTCAACTCCAAAAATTCCATACCTTCTGTCCCCCCCCTCAATAAAAAAAGAACTTAGCTTCTTACAAGAGACGTTGGAGTGTGAACTTTTTCTTCTGACTTTGCTTCTTTTCTTGCATTTATCTTTGATTTAACTCCACATAATCCAAATGCATTACTTATTCCAATTTCCGCACTACCATCTACTCCATTCTTTTTTCCTTCTTGATTAGAGATATTTAATTTCGTTACTTGAGAAAAACCATCATCAATTACAGCCAACAAATCAAACACTATTTTTTGATTTAGATAAATAGTTATTGGTAAAATTTCTTTTGTTTCAGACACATCTTATCTTCCCCAAATTGTATTTTATGCCCTCGCTTTATATTCCGAATCATCTGCTAAATTAATCATTTGCAAGTTAAATTTTACCATCTTAAGAATAATAAGAAAAGTAATACATCTGAATTTAATAATTAGAAAATTTAGATTTTAAATCTGCATTGAGGCAAAAATAACCCACTTGCCATATGCCTGAATAAATGTGAATGAACTCTTTTTTTATTTCTTAACGTTGATTCCGTGCAGCCTTCAAGTTTTTTTACTTTTAATACAAAATTTCGGGCATCGTCAATAGTGAAAGGTTTGTCAGAATGTTTGTTCGTATATTTTTTCGTTTTTGTTTTGGCCAAAATAAAAACACCTCCTTCCATGTTTTACAACATGAAAGAAGGCATTTTTTGGTCTTAGTTATATCTTACCTTTTGTATCGCCCTTTTACATCTTTCTAACAATGCGAAAATATTCTTCAAGCGTTATGTTTCTTTCAAATATGACTTTCGCCGCTTTTTTGCCGACATAACGAAGATGCCATGGTTCATACTGGTATCCGGTCACCGCTTCTTTTCCTTTCGGATAGCGGATAATAAAACCATATTCATGGGCATGTTGAGCCACCCATTTCCCTTCCTTCGTTTCTCCAAACGCTGTTGTCAACGCATAGCCGACCGACGGACTTGTAATATCCATTGCCAATCCGGTCTGATGCTCGCTTTGCCCCGGCAGCGCAACGGCTTGAACAGCTTTTTCTCTTCCTTTTTCTTTGACTTCTTCCGTAAAGATCGCTTGTTGCCGCTCATAGGAGCGATATCCGGATGCGGCTACCAGCTCGATTCCCTCTTTGCGTGCCGCGGCAAATAACGCTTCCAATGCGGCTGCCGCTTCCGCCCGCATATACCGTTTGTCTACATTTTTTTCCGCAAAAGAAAACGGCACGCGCGGCACAACTAAATCATTCGGCTTATACGTCGCGGGAAGCGATTGTTCCTTATTGACAAGCGCCAGTATATTGTCTGGGTTCATAATGACTTTCATGCCATTATGCACTTCGACAATATTCCAATATTTCGCTTCCAGCCATAATTCCGGATCGGTTGGTTCCTCTGTCTTCGGCGCGTTTTTATTTTCGTTCGTCGGCGGCGCCTCTATGTTTTCCACCGTTTCCTTCCCGCTATTATTCTTGTTTTGCGGATGGGATGCATCATTTTCTCCTGCCTTCGGCAAATTTTTTTCCTGTCCGTCAGGCTGGCTGCACCCGCTGAAAAAAACAAGTGATAAAACGATTATTGCTCGACATAGCTGTTTCATCATTTCACCTTTTCTTCCTAATCAATATGCGGCAAATACCGTCCTTCCCTTTTCACAAGGAAATCGCAGCAACGACGAAGCGGGTGCCGCACATCGGCAAAGGACGGCACCTTTAGGCGATTCATGCTTCAGCGCGAATCGCTGTTTCCAGCGCCACTTCAATCATTTCATTAAATGTCGTTTGCCGTTCTTGTGCTGTCGTTTCTTCCCCTGTCAAAATGTGGTCACTGACCGTTAATACCGACAGCGCTTTACGGCCGAATTTTGCCGCCAACGTATATAAGGCCGCCGTTTCCATTTCGACCGCCAACACGCCGTAGCGCGCCCACGTCTCCCAATTCGGCTCATCATTATAAAACATATCGGCGGTAAACACATTGCCTACCTTTAAGGCAAGCCCTTTTTCGACACCGACTTCATACGCCGTGCGTAACAGTTCAAAATTCGCCGTCGGTGCATAATCGCGTCCGCGGAAAATCAAGCGGTTCATATTCGAGTCCGTGGACGCGCTCATCGCTAAAATGACATCGCGAACGTTCACGTCTTTTTGAATCGCTCCGCACGTTCCAACTCGAATTAATGTTTGCACATCATAGCTTTGAATCAGTTCATTGACATAAATAGAAATAGAAGGAACTCCCATTCCCGTTCCTTGTACAGAAATACGGTGCCCTTTATATGTACCGGTAAACCCAAGCATGCCGCGCACACGGTTATAGCATACCGCCCCCTCTAAAAATGTTTCTGCGATATATTGCGCGCGAAGCGGGTCGCCCGGAAGCAAAATTTTATCGGCAATTTCCCCATGTTTTGCCTCGATATGTACGCTCAATGTATATACCTCCTATTCGCCTTTTCAGCGCCGCATTTTATACCCTTCTTATCATACCATATATTTGTTGAAAATGGCAGTAATCATTATATGTAAAAAATAATTGTGATGGGCATACTGTGTATGCGCCTTCCCCTATTTTGGTTTCACCAACGATCGGACAAGGAGGGACATACGAATGAAAAAGAAGCTCGAACAAGCCGTCGAATACGCAAACAAAAC
This window contains:
- a CDS encoding YjcZ family sporulation protein, encoding MSGIFDRGHTIIVVLFILLIIVGCACVIY
- a CDS encoding GNAT family N-acetyltransferase, whose protein sequence is MEFLELKTKNEFLASYPVITDFCPELSQIEYLDYIQEMINDGYRLFSLKIEKKIVTVAIVAIRTDLSNGRHLWISELVTSSLERSKGYGKVMMNHLKEFAIEQKCKKIILYSGLARHRAHHFWEKHMGFEKRGLVFKLDI
- a CDS encoding cation diffusion facilitator family transporter, which translates into the protein MIIRLVKCVERKGNAEAGAFISIVVYIALAVSKLLVGSIAHSDGVKADGWNNLSDIIASAAVYIGMKIAKKPRDHNHPYGHSRAENISSLIAAFMMMSIGIDVMAEGAAALFRPEKRESAPELLAMLVAVASAFVMLFVYSFNKRLAKRTNSQALAAVAKDNLSDALVSIGTVVGIAGAQFKLLWLDPLVAAIIGGIICKTAWEVFMETSHTLTDGFDEQMLTAYKHEIAAIDGVKDVADIKARMLGNDIVLEVTIHVDPHLTVVKSHKIADEVERLMKKRHNIEMTHVHIEPDKIP
- a CDS encoding YjcZ family sporulation protein gives rise to the protein MWGYGGYVPHYYGCGYGGYRYGFSFALIVVLFILLIIVLAAIR
- a CDS encoding D-alanyl-D-alanine carboxypeptidase family protein, translated to MKQLCRAIIVLSLVFFSGCSQPDGQEKNLPKAGENDASHPQNKNNSGKETVENIEAPPTNENKNAPKTEEPTDPELWLEAKYWNIVEVHNGMKVIMNPDNILALVNKEQSLPATYKPNDLVVPRVPFSFAEKNVDKRYMRAEAAAALEALFAAARKEGIELVAASGYRSYERQQAIFTEEVKEKGREKAVQAVALPGQSEHQTGLAMDITSPSVGYALTTAFGETKEGKWVAQHAHEYGFIIRYPKGKEAVTGYQYEPWHLRYVGKKAAKVIFERNITLEEYFRIVRKM
- the deoD gene encoding purine-nucleoside phosphorylase; the encoded protein is MSVHIEAKHGEIADKILLPGDPLRAQYIAETFLEGAVCYNRVRGMLGFTGTYKGHRISVQGTGMGVPSISIYVNELIQSYDVQTLIRVGTCGAIQKDVNVRDVILAMSASTDSNMNRLIFRGRDYAPTANFELLRTAYEVGVEKGLALKVGNVFTADMFYNDEPNWETWARYGVLAVEMETAALYTLAAKFGRKALSVLTVSDHILTGEETTAQERQTTFNEMIEVALETAIRAEA